The genomic stretch TGAGGATATAATTCGTGAGCAACATCAGTCATCCAATTGTCCCGATGAACTTTTGCCATAATTGACGCCGCTGAGATTTGCGAAATGAAAGTATCCCCTTTCACGACAGCTTCAGCCTTGTAGGGCAAAGTTTTTGGAATGCTGTTTCCATCAATATAAATATAATCTGGTTTGATTTTAAGCATTTCAACAGCCATGACCATAGCTTTATGGGTTGCTTTAAGTATGTTTATTTCATCAACAACAATATTATCCAACTCGGCAATTGAAAAATCAATAGCGATATCTTGAATTTCTTTAGTAAGTTGAAGTCGACGAGAATGTGAAATTTTTTTAGAATCTGTAATTTGGGAATTATCATAATCATCCGGCAATATTACGCACGCAACAACAACAGGTCCTGCTAAAGGACCTCTCCCTACTTCATCAATCCCGGCTATAATCATGACATTTTTAAACTCATAATTTTGTATTCTAATCACAAAGACTTCTGAAGTCTAATTTTCCAAATTATTTGTTAACCCAAAGACTTCTGAAGTCTAATTAGTATCAAACATCTATCAACATGGATTAACTAAACATGCTAATATTATTTATTTCCAATGAGTTTGCAAAGACTTCGGAAGTCTGATTGTCCATATTATTTGTTAACCCAGACTTCCGAAGTCTAATTACTATCAAACATTTAACAATATGGATTAACTAAACATGCTAATATTATTTATTTTCAATGAGTTTGAGGAATTCATTTCTTAAATTCAAATCATCAAGCAAATAGCCTCTAAGCACTGAAGTCGTCATAAAAGAGTTTTCTTCAGAAGAGCTGACGCCACGTGCTATCATGCAGTAATGCTTGGCATTTATCACAACCCCGAGTGCCTTGGGTTTGAGCAAATCTTCTAAATAATCAGCAATTTGTTCTCCCATTTCTTCCTGAATTTGACCACGCCTGGAGAACCAATTTACAATTCTGGTAAGTTTCGACAGCCCTATTATAAATTTTCCGGGAATATATCCAATTGCACAATTGCCTGAAATTGTTTGCCAATGATGCGAACAAACCGACATCACTTCTATCCCCTTACTAATAATCAAATTATTGACATGGTTTCGGTTAGGGAATACAGTCAATTGCGGCGCTTCAGTGTATCTGCCTTCAAACAACTCGTTGACATACATTTTGGCGAGTCTTTTGGGAGTATTTGTAGAATTTGGGTCATCCGATGAAATTTTCAAGATTTCAAAAACTTCCGCGAATTTTTTTTCAAGCTGACTTATCATTTGCTTGAGTTCAGCTTCAGTCTGAGGTTTATTACCATTAGAGTCAAAGGCATCTGTAGTTTGATTTATTTCCATTTTGTTTTATTTTAAGTCGTAAATAGGTATTTCAATCGGGTCTCCGAAGTATTCAACCCAGCTGCTGTCAGATTCAAACAATCGAATTTTAAAAAGCCTTCCTGAAGTGATTTTTGGCGAAAGTATATTCCAAAAAACCACAGCAATATTTTCAGCGCTTGGTATTACTCCCTTCAAAAAAGGTACATCATGATTGAGGTGCTTGTGGTCAACGTATTCGAAGATTTCATCTTTAAGAATTTGTTTCAATTTCTTAAGGTCAATTACGTAGCCTGTGCTTGGGTCAGGGGTTCCGGCTACAGTTACTTCTAATGTATAATTGTGACCATGTCCCATGATGTTATTGCACTTATCAAATATTTCTTCATTTTTCGCATCTGTAAATGTCGGATTGAATAATCTGTGCGCAGCAGAAAATTTAATCTTTTTTGTAACATAGAGCATTTGAAGCCTTATATATTGATTGAAATCGTCATAACTAATACGTGTTAAAGACGTCATAAATTATCATATATTTAGTATTTTTGATGTTTATCCAAATGGGGAAATGCAATTAATGAAAAAGATAATATACATAATGCTTTTAATGCTTATCTTTTCATGTTCAAGCGTGAAAGACAAAAGCTCAGGAACCGCTTTAGAGCTTGATAAATTAGCAAAATCAGATTTGAACGTCATGATTGTAACCGGAAAAATGGATGCAGCATTAGAATCTACAAGTTACAATTTTGCTTTCAAAATGGTGATTGGTCATAATGATTCGCTTGAAATGGAAGTCATTGGACCATTTGGTGTGTCTTTGGGCAAATTATTTGCCGATGAGAATAATTTCACATTCCTCAACTCATTTGAAAATCGGATTTATAAAGGTAAATCATCACCTGAAAATTTCAAACGAGCATTTCGGATTATGATTTCAATCAAAGAACTCATTGCATTATTGAGAAATTCTCTGCCCTATCCCCAATCTGAATACGCGATTTCAGAATCAACCGAAGCGGGTAATTTATATAAATACATAGCTCCATCAGGCGAATTCGCTGATTTTCTTTTTGTGAACAATAGCGGAATTTCAAAATTCCAACGGAAAGAAACCGGAAATATACTTTCAATGAATGCCGATATGTCCAATTTTGAACTAATCGATAATTACAGTTTAGCGAAAACGATAGATTGGTCATTTCCTGCGGCAAAAGCAAATTTGAACTTAAAGATTGATAAATTTACGATAAATCCCGGAGTCAAACCGAAAATGTTCACATACAGTAGTAGCATGACTGTAATCGATTTGGACACCATTGAATGATTAAATCATTTGCAATAATGATATTTTTGATACTGATTGGTAATGGTACTCTGAATGCACAGGATACCTTAATAATCAATGATAGTCAAATATCTATTGCAATTGATGATACCTTGAATCCACAGAATCGAGTGGATTCTATCCAATATGAATATCTGAGAGCTCAAGCCATGAATAAAGCAAAAAGTTCAGGTTTGGATACTACAGTTTATTACAAATCTGAAGATAGCATCTCCTTTAACGTCAAAACTCAAATTATGAGATTGAAAACTGAAGCTAAGATAAAATATAAAACCCAAACTTTGGAATCAGACGAAATTGAACTCGAATTCAAAGAATCGCTTCTCAGGGCTAAAGGCACTATTGATAGCACCGGTAGATTGAAGGGCTACCCAAAATTTGATGATGACGGAGAAACATTTTATGGCGAAAATATCAAATTCAATTTCCGGACAAGCCAAGGCGTAATCAATGTTGGCGAGACTCAAATCAACGAAGGATTTTATTACGGCACTAAGATAAAACGAGTTTCCGATGACCAACTTTTCGTTGAAGGAGGTTATTACACTACTTGTGATAATCCTGAACCGCATTTTCATTTTGCTTCGCAACATATGAAAATTATTACCGAAGATAGAGTTTTCTTAGACCCATTGGTGCTTTATATCGAAGATTTGCCCGTATTGATGATACCATTCGGACTGTTTTTCCCGAGTAAGGGCGGCAGACAAAGCGGATTGATAGTTCCTTCATTCTTCTTTTCAAAAAGTCGTGGCGTCGTATTTCAAAATCTTGGCTTCTATTGGGCTGCTTCAGACTATTGGGACTCACAAATCACTACTGATATTTATTCAAAGGGCGGATACATGCTCAAGAATTCTACTCGCTGGGCTTTGCGGGACTACTTTACGGGCAATTTAAATGTGGAGTATGGCAGAACTCGTTTCAATGTGGAAGAAGAATATCAAACGAATTGGAAATTTATTCTCAATCACAATCACACCATAACTCCACAAGATAATTTGGTAGTCAATCTTGATTTTTCATCGCAAAATTTCAACAAAAACACGCTCATTAACAATTATGATTTTATCAAGCAATCAATTACTTCTAATGCTTCATATACCAAACAATTCGATAATAGAGCTTCATTATCATTATCTTTCGGACGTGACCAAAATATCATAACCGATGAATATAACCAAAATTCAAATCTAAGGCTAAATTTTCCATCATATAAATTTTTGAATTCCATCAAAACTGCCCCGCGTTGGGTTCAAGATGTGCAGGTCAACTACTCTTTCAACGCTAATTATTCAACAAACAAAAGAGCAACCACTGTCATTGACACTGCTTTCAATGATACTACTGACTCGTTTATTTTTGACAATCGTTATAGAATTGAGCATCGCCCGGGAATAAGTATATCGCCGAAATTAGGCTTCTTTACTGTTAGTCCGGCAGTTTCATTTTCAATGAATAACTATTTCAGGAAGGTTGATAAAACTTATAATCCATCGGATTCGACAGTCACAGCCGATACTACAGACGGTTTTTTTACCGAGTACACCTATGGATTTAGCCTCTCCACAACGACGAAAATATACGGTATGATGGATGACCAAAGACCTTTTCTGGGATTTATCAAACCTACAATGTTAGGTTTCAAAGCATTACGTCATACGTACAATCCAACATTTAGCTGGCGAATCACACCTGACCAATCTTCGGGTGATAGCCCTTTTTTCGGTAAATATTATGATGAGCGGAGCCAGCGAGAAATTGTGTATTCGCGGTTTGAAATTGATGGTGGCGGAATTGCTTCGAGAAATTTTTCGAGTATGATAAACTATAGCGATTTGCATAGCTTTGAAATCAAAGTCAAACAAGGCGACACATTACCTGACAAAAATTTAGAATTATTGAGGCTGAATACATCAACATCGTGGAATTTTACCGATAATAAACTGAGTGATATTGGACTTCAATTCAGGTCTCCTGCATTGAATTTTGTTGAGTTCTCGGGGAATGCTCGTTTTACTGTATATGATGAAGAAATTCAATTAGTGCAGGATACGATAACAGGAAATGTTAGCCGACGTTATGCACCGACAAAGAATTTTTTGATTAGCGAAGGCAAAGGTTTGGGCAGACTTACAAATCTATCTTTGAGCCTTTCGACAAGTTTCTCGTCCAAAGGTATAGTCGTTGGGTCGGGATTTGGCTCTCCTGATTCTGATACAACTCAAATAGAAGATGTAGAATTTGGGCAGCGATTCCAACAAAGGCATGATTACCAGTATTTAGAACCTGATATATTTGGCGATAGAAGCCCGGGATACACACCGCTAAGTGTTCCTTGGAGTATGAACTTTAGATTGAGTTATAGTTATTCCCGCCCTTCAATCAATCCCGATTCACGGTCGGAATCAATAAGCTTGACTTTTGGTGCAACGGCAAGCCTCACCGAGACTTGGTCTTTAAACACTTCAGGCGGCTATGATTTCATCAATAAAGAGTTCAATATCCCTCAGATGAATCTTGTCAAGGACTTGCATTGCTGGGAATTGATTTTCAATTGGACTCCGATTGGAAGAAATTCAGGTTTTTACCTAAAAGTCGGCATCAGGACTCCTCAGTTAAAAGATTTGAAATATGAAATGAGAAATAACCCAATGTTGAGATAATCTTAA from Candidatus Kapaibacterium sp. encodes the following:
- a CDS encoding ribonuclease HII — translated: MIRIQNYEFKNVMIIAGIDEVGRGPLAGPVVVACVILPDDYDNSQITDSKKISHSRRLQLTKEIQDIAIDFSIAELDNIVVDEINILKATHKAMVMAVEMLKIKPDYIYIDGNSIPKTLPYKAEAVVKGDTFISQISAASIMAKVHRDNWMTDVAHELYPQYNFAKHKGYATREHFDAIAKYGICPLHRMTFLKKFFTKQISLF
- a CDS encoding GTP cyclohydrolase I yields the protein MEINQTTDAFDSNGNKPQTEAELKQMISQLEKKFAEVFEILKISSDDPNSTNTPKRLAKMYVNELFEGRYTEAPQLTVFPNRNHVNNLIISKGIEVMSVCSHHWQTISGNCAIGYIPGKFIIGLSKLTRIVNWFSRRGQIQEEMGEQIADYLEDLLKPKALGVVINAKHYCMIARGVSSSEENSFMTTSVLRGYLLDDLNLRNEFLKLIENK
- a CDS encoding 6-carboxytetrahydropterin synthase, producing the protein MTSLTRISYDDFNQYIRLQMLYVTKKIKFSAAHRLFNPTFTDAKNEEIFDKCNNIMGHGHNYTLEVTVAGTPDPSTGYVIDLKKLKQILKDEIFEYVDHKHLNHDVPFLKGVIPSAENIAVVFWNILSPKITSGRLFKIRLFESDSSWVEYFGDPIEIPIYDLK
- a CDS encoding DUF4292 domain-containing protein → MKKIIYIMLLMLIFSCSSVKDKSSGTALELDKLAKSDLNVMIVTGKMDAALESTSYNFAFKMVIGHNDSLEMEVIGPFGVSLGKLFADENNFTFLNSFENRIYKGKSSPENFKRAFRIMISIKELIALLRNSLPYPQSEYAISESTEAGNLYKYIAPSGEFADFLFVNNSGISKFQRKETGNILSMNADMSNFELIDNYSLAKTIDWSFPAAKANLNLKIDKFTINPGVKPKMFTYSSSMTVIDLDTIE